DNA sequence from the bacterium genome:
AGAGCCTTGCGGTGATGAAAATCGAAGCATCCGTGGTTGATGATGACCATACTTCCATAATACATCTGATCGACGAGGCCGCTCGAAAGGTCCAGTCTATTGCACTGGAACTTCGTCCGGCTATTTTAGACGACATCGGTTTATCGGCAGCAATAGCGGCGCATATGCGGGATATTATCTTAAAAACGAATATCCATTGGCGGTTGGATATAAATGATGTAGAAGCATCCGACTTGGCTAATATTACGGCGTTCAGGATTTTCCAGGAGTGCGTGACCAATATCCTGCGCCATTCCAACGCCACCGAAGCTTCCGTAACGCTGAGTCAAACGCAAGGTAAACTATTTTTAACCGTCGATGATAACGGATCGGGAATCGATGAAATACATCTTACGAGCAGTAAATCAATCGGCCTGATCGGCATGCGTGAGCGTATCCGTGCTGTCGGCGGTCATATTTTTATCAAAACGGCTGTCGGACAGGGAACCCATATCCGTGTTGAACTGCCATCAGAACCCGTGGAGTCATGATATGTATGTGCTTATTGTAGATGATCATGCCGTTGTACGCTTTGGCGTTGAAAAAATATTGAGCGCCGAATTTAAAGAAGTACGTATTGACGAAGCATCCGACGGAGAAAAAGCTTTGGAGCTATTCAGAATTTCGGATTATGATCTTATTTTGCTTGATATGGCTCTACCCGGGCGCAATGGGTTTGATGTCCTTCGGCATATTAAGACTGAAAAACCGGATCAGCGTGTTTTGGTATTATCTATGCAGACACAGGAGGAGTATGCCTTACGCGTGCTCAAGGCCGGTGCAAACGCTTTTGTCTGTAAGACATCACTGACGGATGAACTTATTGTAGCCATACATCGTGTAATGCGAGGCGGTAGATTTGTCTCCGCACCTATTGCCGAAGCCGTGACTGTATCATTTGGAACGGATGAGGTTATACACCGAAAACTCTCTCAGCGCGAATTTCAGGTGTTGTGCCTGATCGGTGGCGGGAAAACGGTAACTGAGATAGCGGACGAATTGTGCATCAGTGTAAAAACGGTCAGCACCTTACGTGAGCGCTTATTGAAAAAACTAGGACTGAATACCACGGCTGAAATCATACGTTATGCGATCGAGAATAAATTTGTCTGATTGATCTTTCCGCCTTTGTTTGCGATCATCAAATAGCTCTTACCTGCAATGCTTAAAGAATGATGGCTTTAAATTCGTAGCGCCTACAGATTTTGATCAATTTCAGGTTTAATCCACGTCATTGATGACCTATCTATTTCTCCGGCAAAAAACATGTAGGACAAACCCCGACAACAAAATCAGAGTTTGTCCTACATACAAACCTATGCGCTTTTGTTATCTTATAGCATATTTAAATCATCCGATTTCCTAATCTCAGTTTAAGACAGGTGACTTTTGGCTGATCGTGAAATCAGAGAACGCTATGTCATACGTTTGTTGATTATTATTTTTACAGCGGCTTTGCTGATAATGATATATCTGCTTGTAAGGCTTTAGATTTGAAGAAAAATCCGAACACAACATGACGGATAAAATGAATATACAGGCGAACGAAAAGGTGGAATTGAAGTGAAAAACGAGAAATACGATACAACAAGAGAATTTGTAACGACGTTGAGCGAAATAATAGCTCAACCGGGTCATCATGTACTGGATAAAATTGTTTCCATTTGTTCACGATTAAGGGGTACGTACGTACCATCGGCAAAGTACGTTCTTCGCCAGAGCGCCATTCATCGTGTGATTGATTTGCACCATCAGGGCAAGTCGGTTCGTGAAATTACCGCTTCCGTTGGTTTAAAAAAATCTACCGTTTATAAAATTCTCAAAGAGCATCACTTCAATGTGTGCACCCTCAAAAAACGAAACGCGGGAACTGTAACTGCATAGTAGGAAAGTAGTTCAATCCGACCGATTAGATTCTGAACCGAATTTTTTAAATTATGGCGACTCTGTTTTTATTCTGGTAACATTCGGCACTAATATCATTCTACAGCAAGTACCTATCATATACAAGGCCGGGATATTAATCTTGATAATAAACAAACCGATCTATATCAAAGGTTTAAGAAAAAGTATGATTAGTGCCTAAAGCTATGGGATAAGAATTTCATTTTAAGTATAAAAAGCGGGTTTAACCTCGCTTTTTTTTATTAAAAAAATTTTCAGTTTGTAATAATTTAGTCAAAATTTTGCTTTTAAAGTTTTGATAAAACTTCGTTTATGAGGTGAAATTTTTTATGACAAATTTATGACAATTATCATAGGGATGGTTTGGTCGTGTGTTTATTTTATATGCGAGATTCAACTCCAAACCAATCCTAAGTAGGAGGTAAAAAGCGATGAGAAGTAACTTGATGAGATTTGCAGGCATCGTCGCACTACCATTAGTATTTTTAGCGTTTTTGTTTATCAATAGCTGCGAAGGCCCGAGAGGCCCCGCCGGAGCGGATGGCAAAGATGGTACAAATGGCACAAATGGTACCGATGCAAACGAAACATGCAAAACATGCCACAATCCCAATGATGTGGATCGTATCAAAATTGAATTCCAGTTTTCCAAACATGAATACGGCGAAGCCGCTTTTGAAGAAGCCGGCAATACATCTTGCGCCGTATGCCACACGCAACAAGGATTCCTGTATGTTGTTCAGAACAATGTTCCGTCAACATTTACGTTGAATGCAGGTACCGGCAAGTACTCCAATAGTTATGCTACTATTTCTTCCCAGGCCTTAGGCGAAATTGGTTGCGGTACGTGCCATGCCAGTACGCATACGACGTATGGTGCTGCGGATACGGTATTAACGACGAATGCGGCTGTTGCGATGAATATGTGGAAAGGCAATAAGACGATCAATTTGGCTCAAGACAATGGTCGTTCTAATCTTTGCATCAAGTGCCATCAACCGCGTCCTATGACAAAGAGCACGACGCTCAGTAATGGCGATATCGTCAATTATGATTCTTTAGCATTAGATCCGAATCGGATGTTCTATGATTCAACGACGGGTGCTTCCAATACGCATACCTATCCCAGCTATCGCATGCATGTGCACTACGGTGTAGTAGGTGCTGTATTTGCAGGTATGGGTGGTGTAGAATTCACAGGATCTAAAACAGTTCAAAGTTCAACGCACACTTCCGTTGCGTCCTGCCAAGATTGTCACATGGCGACGGTCAGTGGTCGTGGTGGCGGACACACATTTATGGTGCAGGGTAACTTTAATGGTTGCAATACCTCCGGTTGCCATACCGGCGTAAGTTCCAGCAACTCTACCTTGTGGACAAATCCTCGGAACACGATCAAAGGTTTGCTCAATACATTGGCTACGAAGATCAATGCGGCCGGCGGCGGAACACCGATCCTCCACGCTGACAGTGATACTGAAACCAATTTGTGGGCAGGTTTGACGACAGGCAATTGGGATGGATATCTGAATATATATGATCCTTCATCCAATCCCGGCGGGGCATGGAGAAATCCCAATCCAAGCGGCTCATGGACACAAGCTCAAAAAGATGCAAACTTAGCATTACCGAAGTTCCCATCGCTGAAGTATGTACAAGTCGGTGCGATGATTAACTTCCAGTTTGCACTGAGAGAAGCCAGCCTCGGTATTCACAACTACAAATATTCGGAAGCTCTGCTGACGAATACGATTGAAAAAATGACGGATGCAGGCTTTTAATTAGTACGATCGTTACGATTCTTCAAAGGTCGCTCGCTAAAACGAGCGACCTTATTTTTTATCTATTTTCCGCTTTGTTCCACAAATTTTAAGCAAAAACCTTCTGATGCTTAAAATCAAACGACCCATAAGTTGTTAAAACGCTGGTTACATCAGTTTGTTGACTGATGATAATTAATGCAAAGTAATGCTGTAATTTTCTTTACAATTTTATGACAATTGTCATAGGGTGTATTGCGACTTGGGCATATCTTTTGATGAAATAAGTGCCTTTCTGTATTTTTATTAGCTTTATTTTGACATATAATTTACGACGATTCATGGACTTGAAGCCTGAGGTTGCTATGAATATCAAAAAAAGATTAGTTGGCTACTTGATAGTGTTGTGCGGCGCAGTCGTACTTTTTGACGCATCAGCCCAAACGCTTTCAACGCGGCTTTCGACATCGGTGTATTCCTGGGAAAATCAGTATGCGGATTCAACCACACAAAAAAGTTTTCGTGGTTATCAAACGGCGATTTTTCATGCCAACGGGATTTGGAAATCCAATATTTCGTTGCACGGATATGTAACCGGAAGTTATGATCTGGCCGGTGCGCGGCAGGACAATCCGGATTATCGCGTGTACAATCTTTATGCGCAGTGGAAATCCGATCCGACAAAAAATCATCGTTGGGAAGCCCGCGTAGGGCGTCAGCAGGTTTATGCCGGTGTACGCGCACCCTCGATAGATGGTGTCCGTTACGACTTTTATAACGCCGACAAATACGGATTTATGGCTTACTACGGTGCACTGCCTCCGGCCGATGGAACTGTAAAAATGGGGCGCCCGGCGGATCGTTCCGCGTTTGGTGCCAAGGTGATGACTTCCAAGTTGGCGCAAACTCATATGGCCCTAACGTATGTTGAACGACGCAGCATTGGTCAATATTACTATACGATCAATGAGCGCAACGCGGATACCCTCGTTTACAGTCCGGATTTGGATGAGCGGCTTATCGCTTTTGATGCCAATCGCAATTTTTTCGGAAAGATCAATTGGTTTTATAATGTGACGTACGATGCGTTGGCTTCCAACGTGCGTAAGATATCTACGGATGTGCAATTCCAACCGTTGCATACGCTGTGGTTTGCCGTACAGTATGCGTACCGCCGACCGGATCTTTATTACAATACCATTTTTGCGAAGTTTGATGACATTGATGCCAATCAGGAACTGTGGGTGCGCGGAACGTATCAATTCAATACCGATTGGTCGTTTAACGGTGAATATGCCAACGTATTTTACAAAATGAAAGACGCGTGGCGTTACGGTGCGGGTCTCACGTATCAACGTACCAACGTATCTTATCAATGGCGTTTGGGTTATGGCGGCACGATCAAACAGATTTCGTTAAGTTCGTATTACCCTGTCCGTCGAAACATGTATTTGTATGGTGGGTTGACTTATGCTACATATGACATGAAAGATGACATCACATCGAGCGATTTTTCGTCAAGCAGCACACAAGATATCTACCGTCAGGTATATCAATATACCAATAGTTCCATGACGGCCGTTCTGCGCTGCAATTATAATCTGATGCAGGCGATGAACGTGGATGTCGAAGGACAATACCTTTCGCAAAACATCAAAACATCGCCGGTTTTTGCCGGATCGAAATATGACCTGCGCTTTTTTGTGCGCGCCAATTATTGGTTCTTCAATAAAATATAACTTATAACGGACACTGGTATGAAGAAATTACTCGGAATAATACTCATTACGGCGGTCGGACTCATGGCCGCTGCCTTGGTTTTCTTTCCTTCTTCGGAGCCGCTCAAAGCTTCGTCGCTGGTGAAAACTTCCGCTCAGATGCAAGATAAGATCGGCAGCCGTTATGCGATTATATACAAAGAAGAGGATCGCTCCAAGCTGATCAAACACAGTCACAAGTTTCACGCCACTAAAGGCGGCGCTGAATGTAAAGACTGCCATGCTTCGATCACTTCTAGTGAAAAAGCGATGGACAGCAATCTTCCCAAAATGGATGCCTGCTACGAATGCCACGACAAAGAAACGACGGACTGTAAGCTCTGCCATCTTGAGCCCAAAGAACCGTATTCATCCTACAAAGCGCCCAAACGGGAATTGACCTTTAATCACAAGGCGCATCTCGGGATGAAAAATGTAAATTGTGAAACCTGCCACAGCGAAATAACTAACAAAGCGTATACCGGCGCACGTACACTGCCTGCGATGGAGTCTTGTATGGGTTGCCATGACGGCGCACAGGCGAGCAATGATTGTAAAACTTGCCATACGGACATCCGTTTTATCAAACCTGCGGATCATATGGCCGGATTTATTCGTACGCATAAACACGAAGTGGCTACGCAAGGCGATGCCAACTGCCGCATGTGCCATAGCACCGAATCCTGCGAAGATTGCCATAATGGCGGTAATCTGAATAAAATGAAAAATAGAAACGAATTCAGCCCGTCCGGTACACCGTCGGGTATGAGTGAAAATAGCAGTCAGATTATTAGTAAAGCCCATGCACTGGATTTCATTTTCACACACCGTTTTGATGCCAAGGCTAAAACTTCCGAATGTCAAACCTGCCACGAAGCTGAGAGTTTCTGTGTACAGTGCCACAATAATAATGATAAAATGTCTAAACCGGCTTGGCATAAGGTAGCTGGTTTTACGTCGGGTGTAGGCGGCGGTTTGCACGCTCAGTTAGCCAAAAAAGATATGGAAAACTGCGTAAGTTGCCATAACATCGAAGGGCAGGATCCGACTTGTTACACGTGTCATAAAGCCGATGGTTCACTTAAAAATTTCTGAGGACAGCCAAATGAAAAAGAAAATATTAATAATAATGTTATCCCTTTTGGCCTTCGTGGGCTGCAGCGAATCCGAAGATATTGGTAATGTACCCGGCCCACCGGATCCGCCAAAACCATACAGTTATGTAACCGACATAAAAGCCGTACTTGATGATGGATGTGCATCACCTTGTCATTCGACGGCTGTGAAGCTTGGAAATTATGATTTATCCACGTATGCCGGTGTTTTAGGAAATGGGTCCGATGCAACACCGAATGCTATACCCGGTGATTCGACCAGTCTTATTATCGTCAAATTAAAATCCGGACATCCTTCAGTTGATGTATCCAGGTTAGCGATGATATTGCAGTGGGTCTATCAGGATAGCTGCAAAGAGACACTGCCGGACTAACAAACGGTTTTTTTTGATAGAGTAGAATCCCCGGATGATTTTTCGTTCGGGGATTTTTTTTAAACTTTGTACAGCGCTAAACACGTCTGTCGTTCCTGATCCAGATCAATGATAGGATGCGGATAATGGCTGAATAATCCGTTTTGCCGTTTATCCGGGTCATGTATTTCACGAAGCGAAACATTTTCCAGCTTCGGTACCCATCGCCGAATATATACGGCATCCGGATCAAATTTTTTCCCTTGGGTCAGAGGATTAAAAATCCGAAAATACGGTGCAGCATCCACACCGGTACCGGCGGCCCATTGCCAGTTACCGTTATTGCTGGATAATTCATAGTCCAACAGTTTTTCTGCAAAATACGCCTCGCCTTTACGCCAATCGACATGCAGATGTTTGACCAAAAATGAAGCCACGATCATCCGTACCCGATTGTGCATATATCCCGTTGCATTAAGTTCACGTATACCGGCATCCACGATGGGATAACCCGTATACCCTGATTTCCATGCTTCAAACCAATCTTCGCGATTAGGCCATACGATGCGGTCAAACTGGGCTTGAAAACTACGGATTATGACGTGTGGGAAATGCCAAAGTATCATCATGAAAAATTCACGCCAGATGAGTTCTGACAAAAAAACTTTAGCCGCCGGCGCCTCATGTTTTGATAGAAAGTCTATAAGCTGGCGAACACTGATCGTACCAAAACGAAGGTGTGGCGCAAGGTGAGAGGTAGCGTTCAGTCCGGGCAAGTCGCGTTGTGTATCGTATTTTTCGAGGTAATCACCGGTAAATTGTGTCCATTGTTTTTGAGCGGCATCGGAACCGCCGTGTATGATATTTTCACGCTTAACAAACCCGATCTCTTGCAGCGAATGAATAAGCGGTAGCGACGAAATCAGAGGAGAAAATTTTTTCCATGATATGGATGTATTATCTGTTATTGCATTCGGATAAGAATGGGTATACGTATTCAGCCATCGGTTTTTATAAGCAGTAAAAACTTTATAAGGCGTGCCGTCATCTTTTACGATTTCTGATTTTTCAAAAATGACCTGATCTTTAAAAGAGTGTACAAGGATTCCTTTTTGGGTTAATACCTCCGTTATCGCCGTATCGCGCGCGTTGGCATACGGCTCATAGTCGTGATTAAAGAATAATGCATCCGTTTTGTTTTCAGAAAATAGCTGCGGAATAACGACTTCTGGTTCACCGTAAAGTATATGTACGGTCGGCGCACCATGGGCTTTCAATTTGTTTTGAAGATAGGTGAGCGATTCGTAAATAAAGCTCAATCGTCGGTCATCGGCCGGCAAACGATCCAAAATATGTTTGTCAAATATAAAAATAAGTGAAACAAATTGGCTTGCCTTTATAGCGTGGAGAAGCGCCGTATTATCGTCTAATCGTAGATCCCGCCTTAACCAAACAATGCTGTGCTGCATGCATTTATCTTTTATTTTGAATTTAACTGTGTTCTTGCACTTGCTGTACAAGTTATCGTGCAAACCGAAACCGACGAACCGACCGTTACAATACATCAAAAACGGTCTGTGATTTTGCTACGAGCTGTGCATGGATGACCTTTTGTGCATGTAATATATAAAATATAATTGTTTAAAAAAACATCGCATATATTAAACAATATTTCTTATTTTCAAAACACTTTTAGAAGTGTTTTTTATTGCTTACACTACCACGCTATGATGTACAAAAATTTATCCGACTGTATTGCCGATTTGGAACGGCACGGTCATTTGATACGCGTTAATGAAGAAGTGGATCCCTATCTTGAGATGGCGGAGATCCAACGACGCGTATATCAAGAACAAGGTCCGGCATTATTATTTACCCGCGTCAAAGGGTGTCGTTTCCCGGCTGTTTCCAATCTTTTTGGAACGATGGACCGAACGCGCTTTATGTTTCGCCATACGCTCGCGGCTGTGCAAAAACTGATCGAATTAAAAGTTGATCCGGCGAATCTGGCCAAACGCCCGTTGCGTTATGCTGGAGTTCCATTTTCAGCGTTGACGATGTTGCCATGGAAAAAAAGCAACGGTGCGGTTTTAAAAAATACATGCCGTATCGGTGAGCTTCCGCAAATCACTTGTTGGCCCAAGGATGGCGGGCCGTTTGTCACATTGCCGCAGGTTTACTCCGAACATCCGGATCACCCCGGATGGAAAATGTCCAATCTTGGCATGTACCGCATACAAATGGCCGGTAATCAGTATATCCAGGATCGTGAGGTCGGCGGCCATTATCAGATTCATCGCGGTATCGGCGTGCACCATGCCGCCGCCATTCGTCGTGGTGAAAAGTTGCGTGTTAGCATTTTTGTCGGCGGTCCGCCTGCGCACACCTTGGCGGCGGTAATGCCCTTACCCGAAGGTTTATCCGAACTGATGTTTGCGGGTGTACTGACAGGACGGCGTTTTCGTTATGGTTACCAAAACGGTCATGCGGTATCCATGGATGCTGATTTTGTGATTACGGGTACTATTGATACGCAAGCGACAAAACCGGAAGGTCCTTTTGGAGATCACTTAGGTTACTACAGTCTCACGCACGACTATCCGTACATTGAGGTGGAGCAGGTGTATCACCGGGATGGCGCGGTATGGCCGTTTACCGTTGTCGGACGCCCGCCGCAAGAGGATACATCGTTCGGGGATATTATTCATGAAATCACAGGGCCGGTTATACCTACGGTGATCGCCGGTTTGCATGGTGTCAATGCGGTGGACGGCGCGGGTGTTCATCCGCTGTTACTTGCGATCGGCAGCGAGCGTTATGTGCCTTACGGCGAACGTAAACCGCAGGAACTTCTTACTATCGCCAATGCCATTCTCGGTCAGGGGCAACTTTCTTTGGCAAAGTATCTCTTCATCACCGCAAAAGAAGACGATCTGTCGCTTG
Encoded proteins:
- a CDS encoding UbiD family decarboxylase — translated: MMYKNLSDCIADLERHGHLIRVNEEVDPYLEMAEIQRRVYQEQGPALLFTRVKGCRFPAVSNLFGTMDRTRFMFRHTLAAVQKLIELKVDPANLAKRPLRYAGVPFSALTMLPWKKSNGAVLKNTCRIGELPQITCWPKDGGPFVTLPQVYSEHPDHPGWKMSNLGMYRIQMAGNQYIQDREVGGHYQIHRGIGVHHAAAIRRGEKLRVSIFVGGPPAHTLAAVMPLPEGLSELMFAGVLTGRRFRYGYQNGHAVSMDADFVITGTIDTQATKPEGPFGDHLGYYSLTHDYPYIEVEQVYHRDGAVWPFTVVGRPPQEDTSFGDIIHEITGPVIPTVIAGLHGVNAVDGAGVHPLLLAIGSERYVPYGERKPQELLTIANAILGQGQLSLAKYLFITAKEDDLSLDVHDIPKFLQHVLSRVRWEEDLHFQTRTTIDTLDYSGFGFNQGSKVVIASAGKVRRLLASQVPSELKLPEGFSDAHVILPGIVAVRGAQYSDRVAARKAIRVLCEYLEHQRDLENLPLWIVCDDVTLVKAQLNNFLWVTFTRSDPAADMDGAGAFVEDKHWGCRGPLVIDARIKPHHAPPLIEDPDVTRRVDALAEKGKSLYGII
- a CDS encoding deoxyribodipyrimidine photo-lyase; the protein is MQHSIVWLRRDLRLDDNTALLHAIKASQFVSLIFIFDKHILDRLPADDRRLSFIYESLTYLQNKLKAHGAPTVHILYGEPEVVIPQLFSENKTDALFFNHDYEPYANARDTAITEVLTQKGILVHSFKDQVIFEKSEIVKDDGTPYKVFTAYKNRWLNTYTHSYPNAITDNTSISWKKFSPLISSLPLIHSLQEIGFVKRENIIHGGSDAAQKQWTQFTGDYLEKYDTQRDLPGLNATSHLAPHLRFGTISVRQLIDFLSKHEAPAAKVFLSELIWREFFMMILWHFPHVIIRSFQAQFDRIVWPNREDWFEAWKSGYTGYPIVDAGIRELNATGYMHNRVRMIVASFLVKHLHVDWRKGEAYFAEKLLDYELSSNNGNWQWAAGTGVDAAPYFRIFNPLTQGKKFDPDAVYIRRWVPKLENVSLREIHDPDKRQNGLFSHYPHPIIDLDQERQTCLALYKV
- a CDS encoding response regulator transcription factor, which encodes MYVLIVDDHAVVRFGVEKILSAEFKEVRIDEASDGEKALELFRISDYDLILLDMALPGRNGFDVLRHIKTEKPDQRVLVLSMQTQEEYALRVLKAGANAFVCKTSLTDELIVAIHRVMRGGRFVSAPIAEAVTVSFGTDEVIHRKLSQREFQVLCLIGGGKTVTEIADELCISVKTVSTLRERLLKKLGLNTTAEIIRYAIENKFV
- a CDS encoding helix-turn-helix domain-containing protein, with the protein product MKNEKYDTTREFVTTLSEIIAQPGHHVLDKIVSICSRLRGTYVPSAKYVLRQSAIHRVIDLHHQGKSVREITASVGLKKSTVYKILKEHHFNVCTLKKRNAGTVTA